In one Vidua chalybeata isolate OUT-0048 chromosome 4, bVidCha1 merged haplotype, whole genome shotgun sequence genomic region, the following are encoded:
- the NAT8 gene encoding N-acetyltransferase 8, protein MASFRIRQYQEQDYEAVRALFARGILEHAPAGFRHVLRAARVRLALLAVFVAARAAAGSWVLGLGAVALALVLLWVLVRSLSAEYVREALGTDLCDVPGTYLRPPDRRFWVAEEGGAVAGMVAAVPAGRGELELKRMSVSREHRGRGLARALCREVLAFARARGYGAVVLSTSMVQVAAQRLYEGQGFRRVGTSYPSLLGTLLNFQIFHYRCDLGDAHK, encoded by the coding sequence ATGGCGTCCTTCCGCATCCGGCAGTACCAGGAGCAGGACTACGAGGCCGTGCGGGCGCTGTTCGCCCGCGGCATCCTGGAGCACGCTCCGGCCGGCTTCCGGCACGTGCTGCGGGCGGCGCGGGTGCGCCTGGCGCTGCTGGCCGTGTTCGTGGCCGCGCGGGCGGCCGCCGGCtcctgggtgctggggctgggcgcGGTGGCGCTGGcgctggtgctgctctgggtgctggtGCGCTCGCTCAGCGCCGAGTACGTGCGCGAGGCGCTGGGCACCGACCTGTGCGACGTGCCCGGCACGTACCTGCGCCCGCCCGACCGCCGCTTCTGGGTGGCCGAGGAGGGCGGCGCCGTGGCGGGCATGGTGGCGGCGGTGCCCGCGGGCCGCGGCGAGCTGGAGCTGAAGAGGATGTCGGTGAGCCGGGAGCACCGCGGCCGCGGGCTGGCGCGGGCGCTGTGCCGGGAGGTGCTGGCGTTCGCCCGCGCCCGCGGGTACGGCGCCGTGGTGCTCAGCACCTCCATGGTGCAGGTGGCGGCGCAGCGGCTCTACGAGGGGCAGGGCTTCCGCAGGGTGGGCACCTCGTACCCCTCGCTGCTGGGCACCTTGCTGAACTTCCAGATCTTTCACTACCGCTGTGACCTGGGGGACGCACATAAGTAG